The Fusobacterium massiliense sequence TATAAAATTAAATAATGAAAATCAGTATCTGATGTCCGTATTAGTTTAAAGATCCTATGTTCATTGAGCTCGGAGAACTCATACGGCTGTCAAGAGACTTTATTCATTAAAATGTTTTATTTAAAATACCGATACTAGCAAGAATAGTTGCAGTAGTAATCAATTTTTTAGTTATTTTTCTTTCTAAAATTCTATTAAAATCGTCTCTCTTGAAGTTTCTACATGTATTCATAGTATTACCTCTTTCTAATTTTATAATAAAATTATTATATAGTTAAATAGTTTTATTGTCAATATAAATATTAAACTATAGTTTTTATAGCAATAAATAAAAGTAAGAAAGCACCAATAAAATGAGATTTATTTCCTAAGAAATCCCCTGTTTTATTACCTAATATAAAACCAATACCAGATATAATAAAAGTTATAATTCCAATTTCGATTGTATACAGAAGAGTTTGATGAAAGGGTAAAATAGCAAGAGTCAATCCTACAAGTAATGAATCAAGACTAGTTGCAATTCCCATGATGAAAAGTGTTTTAAAATCTAATGTGTTTTCATCGTATTTCATATCTTCTCCTTTAAAAGCTTCTTTTAACATCATAAGCCCTAAAAATAAGAAAATAAAAAAGGAAATGTATTTTGAATAGGTAGAAATATAGTAGATAAATAAATTTCCAGAAATAGAACCTATTAAAGCCATTAAAAATTGAAAAAGTCCAAAAGTTATAGATATTTTAAAAAAATTAATTTTTTTATTTGAATTTATTGAAGCAATACCTTGATAAATAGCAAGAGACATTGCGTCCATTGCAAGAGCAAGTGCTGTCATAAAAAGATTAAAAGCAGTCATTTTATCCTCCAAAAAATATAGTCATTTATTTTAACATTTTCTATAAAAAAAGTAAATAATAGGAGTTGAATTATGAATAAAAAAATTTTCAGCAGTAGTTATTTAGGTTTAGAGACATATTTAGTTGAAGTAGAGATAGATATTTCAAGGGGTTTACCTATGTTTTCAATTGTTGGAATGGGAGATACAGCTATCTTAGAAAGTAAATTCAGAGTAAAAGCAGCATTAAAAAATTCAGATTACGATATTACACCACAGAAAATTGTAGTTAATTTATCTCCGGCAGGCATAAAAAAAGAAGGAGCTCAGTTTGATTTAGCTATTGCTATTGGAATAATATTAACTATGAAGCTTTTAAAAGATACAAATAAAATTATAGAAAATTATATCTTTGTTGGAGAACTTTCTCTTGATGGAGCAGTAAAGGGAGTTAATGGTGTTATAAATAGTGTTATTCTTGCAAAAGAAAAGAAATTTAAGGGAGTAATTATACCTTGGGAAAATAGAAATGAAGCAAGTCTTATAGATGGAGTTGAAATAGTTCCTGTAAAACATATTTCAGATGTAGTTAATTTCATGAATACTGGAGAGAAATTAGAGTTTGAAAAAATACAAGAAGATAAATATGATGATGATATATTAGATTTTTCAGATGTTAAAGGTCAATATTTAGCAAAAAGAGCTATGGAAATAGCAGCTGCAGGGGGTCATAATATATTGTTAATAGGAAGTCCTGGCTCTGGAAAATCAATGCTTGCTAAAAGAATGATAGGTATACTTCCTGAGATGGAAGAAGATGAAATTATAGAGAGTACTAAAATACATAGTATAGCAGGGGAATTGAATGAAAAAAAACCTATAATTTCTAAAAGACCAGTAAGAATGCCACATCATAGTACAACACTTGCTGCTATGGTTGGTGGAGGTAAGAAAATTCTACCCGGTGAAATAAGTTTGGCTAGTGGTGGAATTTTAATTTTAGATGAAATGAGTGAATTTAATCGTTCTGTATTAGAAGCATTAAGACAACCTCTTGAAGATGGAATAGTTAGTATAACTAGAGCTATGTATAGAGTGGAATTTAAAACTAATTTCTTATTGGTAGCAACTTCAAATCCTTGTCCTTGTGGTATGTATTTTGAAGATAATTGTAAGTGTTCAAGTTATGAAGTTGAAAAGTATATGAAAAAATTATCTGGGCCGATATTGGATAGAATAGATTTAGTAATAGAAATAAAAAGGCTAAGTGAAGATGAACTTGTTAATTCGAAAATTGAAGAAAAAAGCAAGGATATAAAAGCAAGAGTAATTAAGGCAAGAGAAATACAAAGAAAAAGATATGGTGAAAATAAAGTAAATGCAAAGATTAATCAATATGAATTAAAAAAATATTGTGCTATTGATGAAGAAGATAAAAAGTTTTTAGTTACAGTTTTAGAAAAATTGAAAGTATCAGCAAGAAGTTTTGATAAGATTCTAAAAATAGCAAGAACTATTGCAGATTTAAATGGAGAAGAAAATATAAATAGAAAACATTTGATGGAAGCAATTTCTTTCAGAAGAAAATAAAAAAATATGATAAAATAGGGGTGTATTATGTTTGATGAAATTTTAACTTATGGAAGAGGAATAGGAGCATCAGATATTCATATTTTAGAAAACGAAAAAATTTATTTTAGGGTAAAAGGAGAGTTGATTTCTTCAGATAAATTTAAAAATGATATCTTAAAAGACATTGATATTTGGAGTATTTTCCATAATGAAATTCTCTATAATATAGGTGTCAATAAAAATAATCATTTAAGTACAGATAAAAAAGAATATGTAGATAAGGACTTTGCTTATACTGACAAAAATAATAATAGATACAGAGTTAGTATTTTTGAATCTATGAGAAAAATAGGCTTGGTAATTAGAATAATTAATAATAAGCCTGTAAATTTAGAAGAAAATTTTATAAATAAAGTTTTAGATGAGGAAATATTAAATTTAAAAGATGGATTAGTTTTGGTGACAGGAATTACTGGGAGTGGGAAATCCACAACACTTGCAAATATTATAGAAAAATTTAATGAAAAGTATAGTTATAAAATTTTAACTATTGAAGACCCTGTAGAGTATGTATATAAAAATAAAAAATCTATAATTATTCAAAGAGAAATAGGAGAAGATACAGAAAGTTTTAGAAAAGCTTTAAAAAGCTCATTAAGACAAGATCCAGATATTGTGATGGTTGGAGAAATTAGAGATGAAGAAAGTTTGTCAGCCGTATTGACATTGGCAGAAACAGGACACTTAGTTTTTTCAACTTTACATACTATGAATACAGTTGAAAGTATAAATAGAATGTTATCTATGGTGGCAGAAGATAAGAGAACTTATGTAAAAGAACAGTTATCATCTGTGCTTAGATTTATTTTTTCACAAGAATTAATAAATAAAAATAATAAAGTAGTACCAATTTTTGAAATATTAAATAATACTAAGGCTATATCAAATTTGATATTGACCAATAAATTTAATCAAATTTCAGTTTTAATTGAAAGTGGAATTGAAAATAATATGATAACAAAAGAAAAATATAAGAAATTACTAGAATGAGAGGAAGAAATTTGTTAATAAAATCAAATAAAGAATTAAATGCCAGAAGTATTGAAGAGTTTTCTCGAATAATGCTTCCCACTTTATTAAATGAAGAGATAATTTTTGAAGTGTATGAAACTAAAGAAATTATAAAAATAGAAACAAAAATAGAAAAATTAAATAAAAAAATAGAATTTGAATATAAAAATTTAGGAAGCAAAATCGAAGACCAAGTTCTCACAATGGCAAAGATAAGTCTTTTAAAATTGATGGAAGTTAAATATACTTGGGGCTCTTTGATGGGAGTAAGGCCAACGAAAGTATTAAGAAGGTTACTTGTAAATTCTTGTACTTATGATGAAGCTAGAGAAATATTAAAAAATTTTTATATGGTAACACATAAAAAAATAGATTTAATGGAGACAGTTGTAAAAAAAGAAATAGAGCTAATGGATAAAAAATATATAAATTTATATGTAGGGATTCCTTTTTGTCCAACTAAGTGTAAGTATTGTTCTTTTGCTTCATATGAAATAAATGGCGGAGTTGGAAGATTTTACGATGATTTTGTTTTAGCTTTATTAAAAGAAATAGAAATTGTGGGGAAATATTTAAAAACATATGATAAAAAAATATCCTCTATCTATTTTGGTGGAGGGACACCAAGCACTTTAAATGAAAAAGATTTAGATTTAGTGTTAAAAACATTTATAGAAAATATAGATATGTCAACAGTTAAGGAGTTTACATTTGAAGCAGGGAGAGAAGATTCTCTTAACATTGATAAATTAAG is a genomic window containing:
- a CDS encoding manganese efflux pump MntP, whose translation is MTAFNLFMTALALAMDAMSLAIYQGIASINSNKKINFFKISITFGLFQFLMALIGSISGNLFIYYISTYSKYISFFIFLFLGLMMLKEAFKGEDMKYDENTLDFKTLFIMGIATSLDSLLVGLTLAILPFHQTLLYTIEIGIITFIISGIGFILGNKTGDFLGNKSHFIGAFLLLFIAIKTIV
- a CDS encoding YifB family Mg chelatase-like AAA ATPase; the encoded protein is MNKKIFSSSYLGLETYLVEVEIDISRGLPMFSIVGMGDTAILESKFRVKAALKNSDYDITPQKIVVNLSPAGIKKEGAQFDLAIAIGIILTMKLLKDTNKIIENYIFVGELSLDGAVKGVNGVINSVILAKEKKFKGVIIPWENRNEASLIDGVEIVPVKHISDVVNFMNTGEKLEFEKIQEDKYDDDILDFSDVKGQYLAKRAMEIAAAGGHNILLIGSPGSGKSMLAKRMIGILPEMEEDEIIESTKIHSIAGELNEKKPIISKRPVRMPHHSTTLAAMVGGGKKILPGEISLASGGILILDEMSEFNRSVLEALRQPLEDGIVSITRAMYRVEFKTNFLLVATSNPCPCGMYFEDNCKCSSYEVEKYMKKLSGPILDRIDLVIEIKRLSEDELVNSKIEEKSKDIKARVIKAREIQRKRYGENKVNAKINQYELKKYCAIDEEDKKFLVTVLEKLKVSARSFDKILKIARTIADLNGEENINRKHLMEAISFRRK
- a CDS encoding type IV pilus twitching motility protein PilT produces the protein MFDEILTYGRGIGASDIHILENEKIYFRVKGELISSDKFKNDILKDIDIWSIFHNEILYNIGVNKNNHLSTDKKEYVDKDFAYTDKNNNRYRVSIFESMRKIGLVIRIINNKPVNLEENFINKVLDEEILNLKDGLVLVTGITGSGKSTTLANIIEKFNEKYSYKILTIEDPVEYVYKNKKSIIIQREIGEDTESFRKALKSSLRQDPDIVMVGEIRDEESLSAVLTLAETGHLVFSTLHTMNTVESINRMLSMVAEDKRTYVKEQLSSVLRFIFSQELINKNNKVVPIFEILNNTKAISNLILTNKFNQISVLIESGIENNMITKEKYKKLLE
- a CDS encoding coproporphyrinogen III oxidase, which gives rise to MLIKSNKELNARSIEEFSRIMLPTLLNEEIIFEVYETKEIIKIETKIEKLNKKIEFEYKNLGSKIEDQVLTMAKISLLKLMEVKYTWGSLMGVRPTKVLRRLLVNSCTYDEAREILKNFYMVTHKKIDLMETVVKKEIELMDKKYINLYVGIPFCPTKCKYCSFASYEINGGVGRFYDDFVLALLKEIEIVGKYLKTYDKKISSIYFGGGTPSTLNEKDLDLVLKTFIENIDMSTVKEFTFEAGREDSLNIDKLRILKKYSVDRISLNPQSFNLDTLKRVNRKFNRENFDLIYKEAKKLNFIVNMDFIIGLPEETTEEIIATVEEIKKYDIDNLTIHCLSFKRASKLFKESQDRENIDRALIEEKIEEIVKEKNMKPYYMYRQKNIIEWGENIGYSKEGKESIFNIEMIEENQNTMALGGGGISKVVVEERNGIDYIERYVNPKDPALYIRELDKRCSEKIEMFEKYK